AGCCACCTCGGGAAGGGGAGGCGAGGCCGTCTGCACCGTAGCAGCGGGCTCGGCTTGAGCCACCGCAACCGTAGCAGCAGGCGGTGGTGGTGGCCACGGTGGAGGCGGGCGCCGTCCCCCCTCCTCTCCCACCACGGAATCCACGGTGACTCCCCCGGTTATACCGGTTGCTAGGGCCGGCCACCCCCTCGACGAAGTTGCCGGGAGGTCCTTGAAAACCACGACCCGTTCCTCTAGCATTGTACCATCCAGAACCGCGGCCACCTCCCGATGCTGAGCCCCGGTGTTGGCCCTTGTCGTACACGTCATATCCATCATCTCCCCATTGTCCATAACGATTATATCTATGGCCATCTCCATTATAGTCCCGTCCAGCTCCGCCGAAGTTCTCCCGGCCGTGGGCGCCATCCCGGCCCTGCCCGCCGCCGAAGCCGCCCCGGCCATGCACGCCATCCCGCCCCTGCCCGGCGGCCTGAGCCGTAGCAGCTGGCGGTGGTCTGGCCTCCCGCGGCGCTTCCTGCTGTCGTGCAGCAGCCTGACCAGGAGCTAGGGTCGCTCGACCAGGGGCTTGAGCTGCTCTTGCCGGCGGAATCACAGGAGGTGGAGGCCCCTGCTTGGTCGGCGGCGGGTTGCCTCGCCCCGCCATTCTTGCACCGGCGCCGGCGCAAACCCTTGCCGCCCGACCGGTCCCGAGCGAAGGAAAACCCGGCCGACGAAAAACCCTAGCGAGAGGAACAATTCGATCGATCGCAGACCCGTGGATCGATGCCCCATGCAAGGTCGGTGACTTGGACGAGGCTGTGAGCGTGGCTTGGGCCTTCAACTGGGCCTCATACCCAGTTCGCGGCCCAAGAGTGAATTCAAGCGAACCCTTCTGGCCGCTCGAATTTCATTGGCTGTCTTCACCGGCAGCGGTTGCGGCGGTGGCCCCGGCAGCTGGCCTTttctccccttcttcttcttggtaACCAACGTCCATGAATCCGGTATGAAATCTGACAAAGTAACGTGAGCACGGGGTACCTTGGGGATCGGCCCGATCCAAGGTTTGACGATCGGCGGTGGCTTCTTCTTGTGAACCTCAACTTTCTGATGAGGTAAAGAATCTGGACCGAAAGCCACCGATTTCGTATCCGCCGTGCTAGCAACGAGAACGTCAGCGCCGACATTCTCCACTTCTTTCCCATCTTCATCATCGCTATCTGCTAGCACCTAGAACCGCCCTCCAACGCGAGCCTCCGATCTCTGATCTTTGGGCTTCTTTGTCAAGTCGATGAGATCCACCGTCTCTTCTTGAACTATCTGCATGCAACAATCGACAACCACATCGTAAACGTCAATACGAATCCGAAAACCTACCTCGATCCGGACGTCGGCATCTAAGTATTCTCCGGCGAGGATGTCGTTGTTCATATCGCGTAGCGCTGCCCAACGTGACACCGGAGACTCTAAGAGACGACCCTCGATCCATCCGGCGTCGTGATCAGTGAAATGGACGCGCCACTGCACCGGGGTCGTCCTCTCCACCTGCGCCCTCTCCTGGATCGCCTCCGCCCCGATGGATCCCCCCAAGATCCGAGTCAGGCCGGGCCGATCCGCCCTCCTGCAGCGGCGACGATTGGGTCGCCGGCGGCAAGGACGGCCGCGCGTCGGGAGGTCGTGGGTTTTCGCCCTCGGGGGCGTCCGTCATTTCCTTGGTAGGTCAATGCAACAATCAAGACTCCTGAAATGGTTTTGTTTTCAATAAAAATTTAGGCGGAGGCGAGGCCCCCGTTAATCGATTTTGTGTGTGTGCATAAGTAGTGTAGTAAGCATTTGTGCAAAATCAATGCAGCTGCAGTTCATTGTGGCGGGAATTTGTAAGTAAAATTTGATTCATTATGCAAGCAAAGTCCGTATGATCATTTTTTAAGAGACAAAATAGGTTTGTctaatttatatatatatatatatatatatcttgtTGAAAATCCTATTAATACGGAGTCCTTGCAGTCTCATTCTTTGTTCCACGTACCTACTTTCTTTCTATATAACTACAATCCTCAAGCGTGCATGAATAATGTAATGAAAAAACATACAAGACACGAACAGACGTGCATCTGCATGAGCTAGTGATATGCTTTATGAAAATCAGAAATTGTTAGAGTTCAGTTTGCGGTCGTTGAGTAGTGTTGTTGCAAAATTAGTTTAGTAAACTTTTGCACAAAAAATACTTTCTTTCTATATAACTACAATCCTCAAGCGTGCATGAATAATATAATGAAAAAACATACAAGACACGAACAGACGTGCATCTGCATGAGCTAGTGATATGCTTTATGAAAATCAGAAATTGTTAGAGTTCAGTTTGCGGTCGTTGAGTAGTGTTGTTGCAAAATTAGTTTAGTAAACTTTTGCACAAAAAATGGCACCCTATCTGACAATCAAGACTACTTAATTTCTAAAATAACAAAATCATTCGAGATGATATATGTATCTTTTATGCTTTTCTGTTAGCCACGACACAATTTGAAGTTTTTTTTTCCTAAACATATATCAACTAAGAGCATACAACCACTACCAAACTTTTTTGTACATCCAGAGGAGATAATCAAATGCGCAGGAGtaatcttttttttttgcgggccATGCGCAGGAGTAATCAACGAACATGAGTACCAAACAAGGATGCACACACCAGGTATATATATCCACACAAAACTAGTGTACATACATATAGACATATATAAGTTCCACACGCGTGTCGTGCATTGATAAATGAGATACGATTTATTCAGGGACAAATAATATGTAGCACACATCATATTCTCGCATATATATGTATATGAAAGCCTTAACCCTGCCATCGGTGTTGAGATCTTGATCTTTGAAGCACGTAGCGGCAGTATATATATATCCAGCCGTCGATCTCATATATATATGTAGATGGTCAGTTAGTTAGGTATGTCCTTGAAGTGAGGCTTGGCCATGGTCGGAGTTGAGTCATAGGTCCCGTAGTCGTTCGTCTTCACCTGCCTGAGGATTCTCCCGCCGTGCACCACCACCAACACCTCGTCGTCTTCCTGCTGCTGCATGGATGATtccatgcacgcatgcatgcacgagagttAACGAGCGGTACAAACAATTAGCTAGCTACGAAGTACCGCATGCATGCGCGAGAGTTAACGAGCGGTACAAACAATTAGCTAGCTACTAagtacgtactccctccgttcggaaaaGCTTGTCCCTCAAATAGATGTACCTAGCATTAACttggtgctagatacatccatttgaaaGATAGGTTTGGGACAAGTTTTTTCGGACAGAgagagtactccctccgtccgaaaaaactTGTCCCAAGCTTAttcctcaaatggatgtatctagcactaacttgGTGTTAAATACATCCATTTAAGGGACAAACTTTttaagacggagggagtagtagctAACAAACAATACAAGAGCAATACATGTAATCATTTACAACTACAAACGGATGACCATATGCATGTATCCGTGCAAGCAGCAGGGTGCCAGGGTCTGAGGTGATATGCTAGTGCTTATTTGATCCGACATATTACAAGACGCATGCAGTGTACATCTTGCTGCTTGTGCTattttgattcaaatgatttgtGATTTTGATTTGATCCAAATGATAATGGATGACTTGTTTCGAATCGTTTTGTTCACCACAGAATCTGAAGTGTTTGTGCTAACTCGTCAAACAAATACTACAGTTCGTCATATATTTATATACACGAAATAATTCAGAGTTTGCTGCATAGAAAAAACCGTGTTCTAGTCGGGAGAAACTGCATCGATCAGTCCTATGCCTAGCTAGTCAACTTGTGTTGCATGTCCTATTTCTATGCTCTCCAGCCAAGAGGAGATGGGAGACAAGTTAATTAAGGAATTGATTTACCAAACTTATTATTCTTCTTTTGAAATAAAATTTGTCCATTATTTGAAGACATTAGTAAATATGACTCCATAAGAGTATATCTCTCCAAATTTCTCACGTTACCTAATTATTCGTTATTTGTTTACTAAGAACTtcttgctagctagctagctaaaaGGGAATCTAATATAACGACACAAATATGAGAATCCAAAAAATAGATGTATGCATCACTAGCTAGCTGGGTCATTTATATACCATCGTCGATCCTGCATCATCTTCATTCATCAGCAGCTTCCTCTGCGCTCCTGCCTCAAACAAACTCCAAAAAGTCAGAACTGAAGCAAAGCGATAGAACCAACATTCTCGGGTGCACAAGAACTAACAAAGGCACAGAAGAGAAAAGCACATACATGACCTAGCTAAAAGGAAATAAATGCAATGACCATGTGGAGCTATAGCTAACCAGCCATGGAGGACAAGAGGAGCGCCGCGAAGACGAAGACGAAGAGATAGTAGCTAGGCTTGTTGGCCTCCATGGTGCCGGCCTGCAGGCAAGGAGAGCATGCAGCTACCTTTCCTCAGCTTCAAGAGAGAGACAGAGACAGACAGAAGGTAATGGCGGGGGAGAGAGGAGGGGAGCCTTTCCTTGGTTTGGACACAAAGGAACCAACACCCTGCAGATGTGAGTTGTCCGAAAGAACAGAATGGATTTAGTATTGATAACTATACAACTATTTCTCTGGGGCAGCATGATGGGGATGTGAATCTCAGTGGAGTGTGCTGCTTATTAAAACCAAAAGTGGAGATTAAAGGGATGGGTCAGAGCTTTCCCTGTGGAGGTTTTCAGGGCCCTGTAGTCATCATCACACTAGACTTGCTGGTGCAGCCTGTTTGATTAACTAGCCCCAGAAGCTAAAGCAACTGACCATGCAAATATATAATCTAGCGTATATACCATCTTCATTCTTGGAGTGCAATGACGGCATACCGTATTTGTCTTTCTTTTGAATAATGTCATCCTGTGAAAACGAGATCCAGCTGAGACTGGTTGTTGCTCGGCTCTGTGCTGGTGCTGGTAGGTGCCACAAGTTAAGAGGTTAGAATATCTTTAATTAAGTCTGGATAAATTTTGTGTATTATGATTATATATAGTGGTTTCACAAGAGTGGTCGACATTGGTCAGAGTTCTGCAGTAGTGGTGTTAGATGCCATATACCAGCGACAGCCATACACGCAACATGGTGACCACCAACGGGCCGGAACTGTCCTAGTTTACTTGAGGTTGAAACTATGATGAGCTGCAGAGGGTTAAAAGCCTGCTGGCTAATTACTTTTCCGGCATGCAGACGTAGAATTATGCTATCTCTATTTTACTTTCACTACTCATATCCTTGCATTTTTAGCTACATACCATGTGTAGTGGTCCCTTGGTTTGACAGTCTCTGTCGTCTTAGCTCTTGACGTGGCCGGTCTCCATGGTGCAGTTGCACATATTTGAAACATCATTTTAAGTGAATATGCATGTTAAAAAATGGGGGAAATTATGTCACAGTCAAAATGTAGTTCATGAAAAATATTACCTCTGTTTGGAATTAAATGTCACTGAAATGAGTGTATCTAGAAGCGTACAGAGGGAGCAGTGGTTTTGCTTGACCAATTTAAACAACATTTTGTATGCTAACAATTATAGTCAGGCGGGTTTGAGTGAACTCATTTTAATTACGACCTCATCTTCTACTCGCCCCCTTCCACAATATAAGTTTGTTTTTTAAGCTATTGTAGATCTTATATtgtaaaacggagggagtacttctgaACGAATTATTTGAACTTATTTTTTTCTTGGCAGAAAAGAGGTATTACTACTTTGTATAGTTTGTTGATGCATATAGTAGTATTAGTGTTAGATGATTTTGGGAGTGCACGCAATTATATGTGCAGTGGAAGGCATGTAGGGGCAATGTATGAAGGAAACTATCAATTCAGCTACCCCTTCACAGTCAACCTTATGGGCTATGGGCATAAAGTAATCCAAATGCAGAGGCTTTACATAGACAATGTGATCAAAGGAGATGCGCACCTTTGCTAGTGGGGAGCTGCTTTATTGTCTTATGAATATTATGCTCTTTAATTCGGATTAGGGATGGTAGATGAAGACAACTGGAGCTGCCAGTGGAGGATAAAGAGGCCATGCATGCACCTTTTCCTCTTTAAACATAAGTAAAAT
The Aegilops tauschii subsp. strangulata cultivar AL8/78 chromosome 3, Aet v6.0, whole genome shotgun sequence genome window above contains:
- the LOC109749500 gene encoding uncharacterized protein isoform X2; the protein is MEANKPSYYLFVFVFAALLLSSMAGAQRKLLMNEDDAGSTMQEDDEVLVVVHGGRILRQVKTNDYGTYDSTPTMAKPHFKDIPN
- the LOC109749500 gene encoding uncharacterized protein isoform X1 — its product is MEANKPSYYLFVFVFAALLLSSMAGAQRKLLMNEDDAGSTMQQEDDEVLVVVHGGRILRQVKTNDYGTYDSTPTMAKPHFKDIPN